One Pseudomonas muyukensis DNA segment encodes these proteins:
- a CDS encoding HlyD family secretion protein: MNQAVSPDPQHTLEQSRAQRRQRLLRLGLASGLGLLLAAYGGHWWLDGRFLEQTDDAYVRADWAPVSARVSGYVAEVAVADNATVKAGDLLVRLDERDFRDRLRQAEARLAVSEAALQVQAMRLRAFAAEQHEQVQAIARAAAERGGSRGEAQRAEADWQRYQRLAQWQAASVQRMEQARATRIQAQALQRAADAELARQQARQAVLAEQGKQLQAELRQRQADLDQAHAEADLARSALADTAIRAPFDGVVGQRKVRQQQYVTPGLPLLAVVPVRQAYVVANFKETQLAHMRPGQPVTLEVDTFGRHWHGTVDSLSPGSGAVFALLPPDNATGNFTKIVQRFPVRIQLDPERDDAWRLLPGMSVIATVDTRQAGDER, translated from the coding sequence ATGAACCAGGCGGTCAGCCCAGATCCCCAGCACACCCTCGAACAATCCCGTGCCCAACGCCGCCAGCGCTTGCTGCGCTTGGGCCTGGCCAGTGGCTTGGGGTTGCTACTGGCGGCCTATGGCGGTCACTGGTGGCTCGATGGGCGATTCCTCGAACAAACCGACGACGCCTATGTGCGGGCCGATTGGGCGCCTGTCAGCGCGCGGGTCAGCGGCTACGTCGCCGAGGTAGCGGTGGCCGACAACGCCACGGTCAAGGCGGGCGATTTGCTGGTGCGCCTGGATGAGCGCGATTTTCGCGATCGCCTGCGCCAGGCCGAGGCACGCCTGGCGGTCAGCGAGGCCGCCTTGCAGGTGCAGGCCATGCGCCTGCGCGCGTTTGCCGCCGAGCAGCACGAGCAGGTCCAGGCCATCGCCCGCGCCGCCGCCGAACGTGGCGGCAGCCGTGGCGAGGCGCAGCGTGCCGAAGCCGACTGGCAGCGTTACCAGCGCCTGGCGCAATGGCAGGCGGCAAGCGTGCAGCGCATGGAGCAGGCACGGGCCACACGGATCCAGGCCCAGGCCCTGCAGCGCGCCGCTGATGCCGAACTGGCCCGCCAGCAGGCGCGCCAGGCGGTATTGGCCGAGCAAGGCAAGCAGTTGCAGGCCGAGTTACGGCAACGCCAGGCCGACCTCGACCAGGCCCATGCCGAAGCCGACCTGGCCCGCAGCGCCCTGGCCGATACCGCGATCCGCGCGCCGTTCGATGGCGTGGTTGGCCAGCGCAAGGTGCGCCAGCAACAGTACGTCACCCCGGGCCTGCCCTTGCTGGCGGTGGTGCCGGTGCGCCAGGCGTATGTGGTGGCCAACTTCAAGGAAACCCAGTTGGCGCACATGCGCCCCGGGCAACCGGTGACCCTCGAGGTGGACACCTTCGGCCGCCACTGGCATGGCACCGTGGACAGCCTCTCGCCAGGCTCGGGGGCGGTGTTCGCGCTGCTGCCGCCAGACAACGCCACCGGCAACTTCACCAAGATCGTCCAGCGCTTCCCGGTGCGTATCCAGCTCGATCCTGAACGCGACGACGCCTGGCGGCTGCTGCCCGGCATGTCGGTGATCGCCACCGTGGACACTCGGCAGGCCGGCGATGAGCGTTGA
- a CDS encoding methyltransferase domain-containing protein, producing the protein MACAKADFTTRLLLDAGIGPGMRVLDVGCGNGEVSLRLAELVGEDGAVVGIDQSTAALASAQQREAPTGAASLLFVAADLNAPPASLGLFDAVVGRRVLMYQADAPKAVRALARQLLPGGVMVFQEHDTTLAPASLEPFPLHRKATRWLQRMLAAEGADLQCGFHLHATLSQAGLKVQELRAECLVQTPDNDTGLAAIIRACLPRIIALGVATPRQVGIDTLHARLEAERRQAQGIYIGDVMFGCWARKP; encoded by the coding sequence ATGGCATGTGCGAAAGCGGATTTCACCACGCGGCTGCTGCTGGACGCCGGCATCGGCCCGGGCATGCGCGTGCTCGATGTCGGTTGTGGCAACGGCGAGGTGAGCCTGCGGCTGGCCGAGCTGGTGGGCGAGGACGGGGCGGTGGTAGGCATCGACCAGTCGACCGCGGCACTGGCCAGCGCCCAGCAGCGCGAGGCCCCCACGGGCGCGGCATCGCTGCTGTTCGTGGCCGCCGACCTGAACGCCCCGCCGGCCTCGCTGGGGCTGTTCGACGCCGTGGTCGGGCGGCGGGTGCTGATGTACCAGGCCGATGCGCCCAAGGCGGTGCGGGCCCTGGCCCGACAACTGCTGCCCGGTGGCGTGATGGTGTTCCAGGAGCATGACACCACCCTGGCCCCAGCCAGCCTCGAACCCTTCCCGCTGCACCGCAAGGCAACCCGCTGGCTGCAGCGCATGCTCGCTGCCGAAGGGGCGGACCTGCAGTGTGGTTTCCACCTGCACGCGACCCTGAGCCAGGCCGGCCTGAAGGTTCAGGAGCTGCGCGCCGAATGCCTGGTGCAGACCCCCGACAACGACACGGGCCTGGCCGCGATCATCCGCGCCTGCCTGCCGCGTATCATCGCCCTGGGCGTGGCCACGCCGCGCCAGGTCGGCATCGACACCCTGCACGCCCGGCTCGAGGCCGAGCGGCGGCAGGCGCAGGGTATCTACATCGGTGACGTGATGTTCGGCTGCTGGGCCCGCAAGCCCTAG
- a CDS encoding bifunctional allantoicase/(S)-ureidoglycine aminohydrolase, with the protein MSKPSYFAPHGGHPAQTELLTDRAMFTEAYAVIPKGVMRDIVTSHLPFWDKMRMWVIARPLTGFAETFSQYIVEVAPEGGSERPELDPNAEAVLFVVEGEIDITVEGKHHTLVPGGYAFLAPGADWSLRNNSKANVTFHWLRKHYQKVEGLPAPESFVTHRDNATVIEMPGTEGRWVTTRFVDMADMRHDMHVNIVTFQPGGVIPFAETHVMEHGLYVLEGKAVYRLNQDWVEVEAGDFMWLRAFCPQACYSGGPGPFSYLLYKDVNRHVHLTLNPQR; encoded by the coding sequence ATGTCGAAACCTTCCTACTTCGCCCCCCACGGTGGGCACCCGGCTCAGACCGAGCTGCTGACTGACCGTGCCATGTTCACCGAAGCCTATGCCGTGATCCCCAAGGGCGTGATGCGTGACATCGTCACCAGCCACCTGCCGTTCTGGGACAAGATGCGCATGTGGGTCATCGCCCGCCCGCTGACCGGCTTCGCCGAGACCTTCTCGCAGTACATCGTCGAAGTCGCCCCCGAAGGCGGCAGCGAGCGTCCCGAGCTGGACCCGAACGCCGAAGCGGTACTGTTCGTGGTCGAAGGCGAGATCGACATCACCGTCGAAGGCAAGCACCACACCCTGGTCCCCGGCGGCTATGCCTTCCTGGCCCCGGGCGCCGACTGGAGCCTGCGCAACAATAGCAAGGCCAACGTCACCTTCCACTGGCTGCGCAAGCACTACCAGAAAGTCGAAGGCCTGCCGGCACCGGAGTCGTTCGTCACCCACCGCGACAACGCCACCGTCATCGAGATGCCAGGCACCGAAGGCCGCTGGGTCACCACCCGCTTCGTCGACATGGCCGACATGCGCCACGACATGCACGTGAACATCGTCACCTTCCAGCCCGGCGGCGTAATCCCGTTCGCCGAGACCCATGTGATGGAACACGGCCTGTACGTGCTGGAAGGCAAGGCGGTGTATCGCCTCAACCAGGACTGGGTCGAGGTCGAGGCCGGCGACTTCATGTGGCTGCGCGCCTTCTGCCCGCAAGCCTGCTACTCCGGCGGCCCAGGCCCGTTCAGCTACCTGCTGTACAAGGACGTCAACCGCCACGTGCACCTGACGCTCAACCCACAGCGTTGA
- a CDS encoding alpha/beta fold hydrolase yields the protein MELIPWSHDCAEGFTLRGWRTPASGRPLLHFVHGNGFCSLVYEPLLLRLGAHFDLWLSDVQGHGDSDHGGPFRGWNRTAALALEAFQAGRGEYGEVPCLALGHSFGGVLTGLMLAAEPGLFQRAVLLDPVLFSRRMLGVMGAAALVGLHRRHALARKAATRRSHWPDREAARASLQGRGIFKGWSDAALQAYVAHAIGDCGEAVVLKCRPSREVEIFSSYPERMWRQLTSIQTPTQILYGEHTYPFVPHSAQRLAALNHQVSARQVAGGHCFMQEDPVAAAEQVLAFLLAP from the coding sequence ATGGAGTTGATTCCCTGGTCCCATGACTGCGCCGAAGGCTTCACCCTGCGTGGCTGGCGCACCCCGGCCAGCGGCCGGCCACTGTTGCACTTCGTGCATGGCAACGGTTTCTGCAGCCTGGTCTACGAGCCGCTGCTGCTGCGCCTGGGGGCGCATTTCGACCTGTGGCTGAGCGATGTCCAGGGCCATGGCGACAGCGACCATGGCGGCCCGTTCCGCGGCTGGAACCGCACGGCGGCCTTGGCGCTGGAGGCGTTCCAGGCCGGGCGTGGCGAGTACGGCGAGGTGCCGTGCCTGGCGCTCGGGCACAGTTTTGGCGGGGTGCTGACCGGGTTGATGCTGGCCGCTGAGCCGGGCCTGTTCCAGCGCGCGGTGCTGCTCGACCCGGTGTTGTTCAGCCGGCGCATGCTCGGGGTGATGGGCGCGGCCGCGCTGGTTGGCCTGCATCGCCGTCATGCCTTGGCGCGCAAGGCCGCGACCCGGCGCAGCCACTGGCCCGATCGTGAGGCGGCGCGCGCTTCGCTGCAAGGGCGGGGGATCTTCAAGGGCTGGAGCGATGCCGCGCTGCAGGCTTATGTGGCCCATGCCATCGGCGATTGCGGCGAGGCGGTGGTACTCAAGTGCCGGCCCAGCCGCGAGGTGGAGATCTTCAGTTCGTATCCCGAGCGGATGTGGCGGCAACTGACGAGCATCCAGACGCCAACGCAGATTCTCTATGGCGAACACACCTATCCGTTCGTGCCGCATTCGGCGCAGCGTCTGGCCGCGCTCAACCACCAGGTTAGCGCTCGGCAGGTGGCCGGCGGGCATTGCTTCATGCAAGAGGACCCGGTCGCGGCGGCCGAGCAGGTCCTGGCGTTTCTGCTGGCCCCTTGA
- a CDS encoding prepilin-type N-terminal cleavage/methylation domain-containing protein has translation MSRQQGFTLLEVMIAILLMAVVSLIAWRGLDSVSRADRHVRQASEDSQALQRVFQQLERDLALRASVELVEPPLPGREAPGKPLLPAVRVRAERLELVRGGAVSGSGLQRVRWFVRGTTLYRAAAPLRARYPLPAPTAAVAVLDNVTAFSLRAWQAKGGWQAPGGEARDDPPGLEVRLSWRGPQGEERYRQVLGPFN, from the coding sequence ATGAGCCGCCAACAAGGCTTCACCCTGCTCGAAGTGATGATCGCCATCCTGCTGATGGCGGTGGTCAGCCTGATCGCCTGGCGCGGCCTGGACAGCGTCAGCCGTGCCGATCGTCATGTGCGCCAGGCCAGCGAGGACAGCCAGGCGCTGCAGCGGGTCTTCCAGCAACTGGAGCGCGACCTGGCCCTGCGCGCCTCGGTCGAGCTGGTGGAGCCACCGCTGCCCGGCCGCGAGGCGCCCGGCAAACCGCTGCTGCCTGCCGTACGCGTGCGCGCCGAACGCCTGGAGCTGGTGCGCGGTGGCGCCGTGTCCGGCAGCGGCCTGCAACGGGTGCGCTGGTTCGTGCGCGGCACCACCCTGTACCGGGCCGCCGCGCCACTGCGCGCGCGTTACCCACTGCCAGCACCGACGGCGGCGGTGGCGGTGCTGGACAACGTGACAGCCTTCAGCCTGCGGGCCTGGCAAGCCAAGGGCGGGTGGCAGGCGCCCGGCGGCGAGGCGCGGGATGATCCGCCAGGGCTTGAAGTGCGCCTGAGCTGGCGCGGCCCACAGGGCGAGGAGCGCTACCGCCAGGTGCTGGGGCCGTTCAACTGA
- a CDS encoding START domain-containing protein — protein sequence MNLPRALLALLVLPAAASWADNWQLARQQDGIDVYLSSVKGSSYQQFRGVTRIKASVRTLTDLQENLRVACKWLYACADMRLLEVDGDTTWVYLSTALPWPAKPRDMVLKVRTERLDDDTLVRHLSAEPGRVPVTPGLIRVRRLSGEWIMRPLGERDTEVTYQLRADPAGDVPGWLANRFVVDAPMVTLKTLRAVAERQP from the coding sequence ATGAACCTCCCCCGCGCCCTGCTTGCCCTGCTCGTGCTACCGGCTGCCGCGTCGTGGGCCGACAACTGGCAACTCGCCCGCCAGCAAGACGGCATCGACGTCTACCTGAGCAGCGTCAAAGGCTCGTCCTACCAGCAATTTCGCGGCGTCACCCGGATCAAGGCCAGCGTGCGCACCCTCACCGACCTGCAGGAGAACCTGCGCGTGGCCTGCAAGTGGCTGTACGCCTGCGCCGACATGCGCCTGCTGGAGGTGGACGGCGACACCACCTGGGTCTACCTGAGCACCGCCCTGCCCTGGCCGGCCAAGCCGCGGGACATGGTGTTGAAGGTGCGTACCGAGCGCCTGGACGACGACACCCTGGTCCGCCACCTGAGCGCCGAACCTGGGCGGGTACCGGTGACGCCCGGCTTGATCCGCGTGCGCCGGCTCAGCGGCGAATGGATCATGCGCCCGCTGGGCGAGCGCGACACCGAGGTCACCTACCAGTTGCGCGCCGACCCGGCCGGCGACGTGCCGGGCTGGCTGGCCAACCGGTTCGTGGTGGATGCGCCGATGGTCACCCTCAAGACCCTGCGTGCCGTGGCCGAGCGCCAGCCCTGA
- a CDS encoding YeeE/YedE family protein has translation MGLYMSATPEPRRLGAPSIALALLLAGAWFLNRQAGFKQVLLLIVGAALGLTLYHAAFGFTSAWRVFINERRGAGLRAQMVMLALAVLLFFPALAAGNLFGQPVTGLVAPAGVSVVFGAFIFGIGMQLGGGCASGTLFTVGGGNARMLVTLLFFIIGSVSATHHADWWFALPSLPATSIVQAWGVGPALLASLALFAAIGWATVVLEKRRHGVLEAAPATEHQGLRRFLRGPWPLLWGAIALVLLNYATLALAGRPWGITSAFALWGAKALNGLGIEVASWVFWQAPANAKALAAPLWQDITTVMDIGIVLGALLAAGLAGRFAPSLKIPLASLLAAVIGGLLLGYGSRLAYGCNIGAYFSGIASGSVHGWLWLVAAYTGNLLGVRLRPLFFAGERRAVALSGC, from the coding sequence ATGGGTCTTTACATGTCTGCCACACCTGAGCCGCGCCGCCTTGGCGCGCCGTCGATCGCCCTGGCCCTGCTGCTGGCAGGGGCCTGGTTCCTCAACCGGCAAGCCGGCTTCAAGCAGGTGCTGCTGCTGATCGTCGGTGCCGCGCTGGGCCTGACCCTGTATCACGCCGCCTTCGGCTTCACCTCGGCCTGGCGGGTATTCATCAACGAGCGGCGAGGCGCTGGGCTGCGGGCGCAGATGGTCATGCTGGCGCTGGCGGTGCTGCTGTTCTTCCCGGCGCTGGCGGCGGGCAACCTGTTCGGCCAGCCGGTGACCGGGCTGGTCGCGCCGGCCGGGGTGTCGGTGGTGTTCGGCGCGTTCATCTTCGGCATCGGCATGCAGCTTGGCGGCGGCTGCGCCTCGGGCACGCTGTTCACCGTGGGCGGCGGCAATGCGCGGATGCTGGTGACCCTGCTGTTCTTCATCATTGGCTCGGTGAGCGCCACTCACCATGCCGACTGGTGGTTCGCGCTGCCGTCGTTGCCGGCGACCTCGATCGTCCAGGCCTGGGGCGTAGGCCCGGCGCTGCTGGCCAGCCTGGCGCTGTTCGCGGCGATCGGCTGGGCCACGGTGGTGCTGGAGAAGCGTCGCCATGGCGTGCTGGAGGCGGCGCCAGCCACTGAGCACCAGGGGCTGCGCCGCTTCCTGCGCGGGCCTTGGCCGCTGCTGTGGGGCGCCATTGCCCTGGTCCTGCTGAACTACGCCACCCTGGCCCTGGCCGGACGGCCCTGGGGTATCACTTCGGCCTTTGCCCTGTGGGGCGCCAAGGCCTTGAACGGGCTGGGCATCGAGGTGGCCAGTTGGGTGTTCTGGCAGGCGCCGGCCAATGCCAAGGCGCTGGCCGCGCCGCTGTGGCAGGACATCACCACGGTCATGGACATCGGCATCGTGCTTGGGGCGTTGCTCGCCGCCGGCCTGGCCGGGCGCTTTGCGCCCAGCCTGAAGATTCCCCTGGCCTCGCTGCTGGCGGCGGTGATCGGCGGGTTGTTGCTCGGCTATGGCTCACGCTTGGCCTATGGCTGCAACATCGGTGCGTATTTCAGCGGCATCGCCTCGGGTAGCGTGCATGGCTGGCTGTGGCTGGTGGCGGCGTACACCGGCAACCTGCTGGGCGTGCGCCTGCGGCCGCTGTTCTTTGCCGGGGAGCGGCGGGCCGTGGCGTTGAGCGGCTGCTAG
- a CDS encoding GNAT family N-acetyltransferase: MSLTIRRAARDDAAQILAFITELAEYERARHEVLATLADIEHSLFDAGSTVHSLICERDGQAIGFAVYFYSYSTWLGRNGIYLEDLYVSPQQRGDGAGRQLLRHIAREALANHCGRLEWSVLDWNEPAIGFYQSLGAEPQDEWIRYRLDGERLRQFAEGPGASPQNDA, from the coding sequence ATGAGCCTGACCATCCGCCGCGCAGCACGCGACGACGCCGCGCAGATCCTTGCCTTCATCACCGAACTGGCCGAGTACGAGCGCGCCCGCCACGAAGTGCTGGCGACCCTCGCCGATATCGAGCACAGCCTGTTCGACGCCGGTAGCACCGTGCACAGCCTGATCTGCGAACGCGACGGCCAGGCGATCGGTTTCGCCGTGTACTTCTATAGCTACTCCACCTGGTTGGGGCGCAACGGCATCTACCTCGAAGACCTCTACGTCAGCCCCCAACAACGCGGCGACGGTGCCGGTCGCCAGTTGCTGCGGCATATCGCCAGGGAAGCGCTGGCCAATCACTGCGGGCGCCTGGAATGGAGTGTGCTGGACTGGAACGAGCCGGCCATCGGTTTCTATCAGTCCCTGGGCGCCGAGCCGCAGGACGAGTGGATCCGCTACCGCCTGGACGGCGAGCGCCTGCGTCAGTTCGCCGAAGGCCCAGGCGCCTCGCCCCAGAACGATGCCTGA
- the gspH gene encoding type II secretion system minor pseudopilin GspH — MPGQRGFTLIELMVVLVIVGIASAAISLNIRPDPGKQLRADAERLARLLTLAQSEAQADGQPLRWHSDRDGYRFLRADGQALADGPLKPQRWQADTVRVQVKPAGPLWLDGEWIGTPLTLHLRSGAVRMDLARSAAGAIRVSQP, encoded by the coding sequence GTGCCAGGACAACGTGGTTTCACCCTGATCGAACTGATGGTGGTGCTGGTGATTGTCGGCATCGCCAGCGCCGCCATCAGCCTGAACATCCGCCCCGACCCGGGCAAGCAGCTGCGCGCCGATGCCGAACGCCTGGCCCGCCTATTGACGTTGGCGCAGAGCGAGGCCCAGGCCGATGGCCAGCCGCTGCGCTGGCACAGCGACCGTGACGGCTACCGCTTCCTGCGCGCCGACGGCCAAGCGCTTGCCGACGGCCCGCTCAAGCCGCAGCGCTGGCAAGCCGACACGGTCAGGGTGCAGGTCAAGCCCGCCGGGCCGCTGTGGCTGGACGGCGAATGGATCGGCACGCCGCTGACCCTGCACCTGCGCAGCGGCGCCGTGCGCATGGACCTGGCACGCAGCGCCGCGGGCGCGATCAGGGTCAGCCAGCCATGA
- a CDS encoding LysE family translocator, with amino-acid sequence MLASLDLLSAFVLFAFVSSITPGPNNTMLLASGVNFGVRRSIPHALGISVGFMVMVLAVGLGLGEVFKLWPALYTVLRYAGAAYLLYLAWKIATSGPLAGDAKGTRKPLGFWGAAAFQWVNPKAWVMAVGAITTYTPAQGYVFNVVVIAVVFALVNLPSVGVWVMFGSALRNLLRNPRAVVLFNVVMAVLLVISLYPLLFVESTFS; translated from the coding sequence ATGCTTGCCTCGCTCGACCTGCTCAGCGCCTTCGTGCTGTTCGCCTTCGTTTCATCCATCACCCCGGGTCCCAACAACACCATGCTGCTGGCCTCGGGGGTGAATTTCGGCGTGCGCCGTTCGATCCCGCATGCGCTGGGGATCAGCGTCGGCTTCATGGTCATGGTGCTGGCGGTGGGGCTGGGGCTGGGCGAGGTATTCAAGCTGTGGCCGGCGCTGTACACCGTGCTGCGCTATGCGGGCGCGGCCTACCTGCTGTACCTGGCCTGGAAGATCGCCACCTCCGGGCCGCTGGCGGGCGACGCCAAGGGTACTCGCAAGCCGCTGGGGTTCTGGGGCGCGGCGGCGTTCCAGTGGGTCAACCCCAAGGCCTGGGTGATGGCCGTGGGGGCGATCACCACCTATACCCCGGCCCAGGGCTATGTGTTCAACGTCGTCGTCATCGCGGTGGTCTTTGCCTTGGTCAACCTGCCCAGTGTCGGCGTCTGGGTGATGTTTGGCAGCGCCTTGCGCAACCTGTTGCGCAATCCGCGCGCGGTGGTGCTGTTCAATGTCGTGATGGCCGTGTTGCTGGTGATTTCGCTCTATCCACTGCTGTTTGTAGAATCGACGTTTTCCTGA
- a CDS encoding general secretion pathway protein GspC gives MPIAHLKLSPGLLMQGLGVLVTAAGLVTWAALLLPSAPSVASAEPVMAAMLTQTPAARWFADIPLHLQISVSGVMAGSQGAVAIVSLDGGPARAVRSGEELARGVRLVAIERSGLVVEQAGQRSRVEVPVLAQASFWGEAPGPSAN, from the coding sequence ATGCCGATTGCCCATCTCAAGCTGTCCCCCGGTCTGCTAATGCAAGGACTGGGCGTGTTGGTGACCGCCGCCGGGCTGGTGACTTGGGCTGCGCTGCTGCTGCCGTCAGCGCCGTCGGTCGCCTCGGCTGAGCCGGTGATGGCGGCGATGTTGACCCAGACCCCGGCGGCGCGCTGGTTCGCCGATATCCCGCTGCACCTGCAGATCAGCGTCAGCGGGGTGATGGCCGGCAGCCAGGGCGCGGTGGCCATCGTCAGCCTCGACGGTGGCCCGGCCCGCGCGGTACGCAGTGGCGAGGAACTGGCGCGTGGCGTGCGCCTGGTCGCCATCGAGCGCAGCGGGTTGGTGGTTGAGCAAGCTGGCCAGCGCAGCCGGGTCGAGGTGCCGGTGCTGGCTCAGGCATCGTTCTGGGGCGAGGCGCCTGGGCCTTCGGCGAACTGA
- a CDS encoding MDR family MFS transporter, producing the protein MSVEQKVSTRAWVAVIGGLFGCFMAGMNVHVTSAALPEIEGALGASFEEGSWISTAYLVAEISMIPLTAWLVQVFSLRRVMLVGSSLFLASSVSCALAPSLEAMISLRVIQGASGAVLIPLSMQLIITELPASRIALGMALFSLSNSVAQAAGPSIGGWLTDLYSWRWIFLLQLPPGLALLAAVAWSIKGQAGDRSALRQADWLGIVAMALGLGALQVVLEEGGRKDWFDSRFITGFSIVALIALALFIQRQLWGARPFINLRLLASYNFGVASLAMAVFGAATFGLVFLVPNYLSLVQGYSASEIGKSLIAYGLVQLLLAPLLPRLMRWLNAKLLVASGFAIMALGCWLGSQLTVDAGSNVIIPSTVVRGIGQPLIMVALSVLAVKGLDKAQAGSASALISMLRNLGGALGTALLTQLVSQRERFHSVRVGEGLTLFDGALQQRLPGGLLEPQSPEVMQTLALIDQSVREQAYLMAYSDAFYLSCVALLGCAAASLLLRSR; encoded by the coding sequence ATGAGCGTTGAGCAGAAGGTTTCCACCCGCGCCTGGGTGGCGGTGATCGGCGGGCTGTTCGGCTGTTTCATGGCCGGCATGAACGTGCATGTCACCAGCGCCGCGTTGCCGGAGATCGAAGGCGCGCTGGGCGCCAGCTTCGAGGAAGGCTCGTGGATCTCCACCGCCTACCTGGTGGCCGAGATCAGCATGATCCCGCTGACTGCCTGGCTGGTGCAGGTGTTTTCCCTGCGCCGGGTGATGCTGGTGGGCTCGTCGCTGTTCCTGGCCAGCTCGGTGAGTTGCGCCCTGGCGCCGAGCCTGGAGGCGATGATCAGCTTGCGGGTGATCCAGGGCGCGTCGGGGGCAGTGCTGATCCCGCTGTCGATGCAACTGATCATCACCGAGCTGCCGGCCAGCCGCATCGCCTTGGGCATGGCGCTGTTCAGCCTGTCCAACAGCGTGGCCCAGGCCGCCGGGCCGTCGATCGGCGGCTGGCTCACCGACCTGTACTCCTGGCGCTGGATCTTCCTGCTGCAGCTGCCGCCGGGCCTGGCCTTGCTGGCGGCGGTGGCCTGGTCGATCAAGGGCCAGGCCGGCGATCGCAGCGCCCTGCGCCAGGCCGACTGGCTGGGGATCGTGGCCATGGCCCTGGGCCTGGGGGCGCTGCAGGTGGTGCTGGAGGAGGGCGGGCGCAAGGACTGGTTCGACTCGCGCTTCATCACAGGCTTCAGCATCGTCGCGCTCATCGCCCTGGCGCTGTTCATCCAGCGTCAGTTGTGGGGGGCTCGGCCCTTCATCAACCTGCGCCTGCTGGCCAGTTACAACTTCGGCGTGGCCAGCCTGGCCATGGCGGTGTTCGGCGCGGCGACCTTTGGCCTGGTGTTCCTGGTGCCCAACTACCTGTCGCTGGTGCAGGGCTACAGCGCCAGCGAGATCGGCAAGAGCCTGATCGCCTACGGCCTGGTGCAGTTGCTGCTGGCGCCGTTGCTGCCGCGCCTGATGCGCTGGCTCAACGCCAAGCTGCTGGTGGCCAGTGGCTTTGCCATCATGGCCCTGGGCTGCTGGCTGGGGTCGCAGTTGACGGTGGATGCCGGCAGCAACGTGATCATTCCTTCGACCGTGGTGCGCGGCATCGGCCAGCCGTTGATCATGGTGGCGCTGTCGGTACTGGCGGTGAAGGGCCTGGACAAGGCCCAGGCCGGCTCGGCCTCGGCGTTGATTTCGATGTTGCGCAACCTGGGCGGGGCGCTGGGCACGGCGTTGCTGACGCAACTGGTGTCGCAGCGCGAGCGGTTTCACTCGGTACGGGTGGGCGAGGGCCTGACCCTGTTCGACGGCGCCCTGCAGCAGCGCTTGCCGGGAGGCCTGCTCGAACCACAGTCGCCCGAGGTCATGCAGACCCTGGCGCTGATCGACCAGAGCGTGCGCGAGCAGGCCTACCTGATGGCCTATTCAGATGCCTTCTACCTGTCGTGCGTGGCCCTGCTTGGCTGCGCCGCGGCGTCGCTGCTGCTGCGTAGCCGTTGA